In one window of Pseudopipra pipra isolate bDixPip1 chromosome 27, bDixPip1.hap1, whole genome shotgun sequence DNA:
- the UPF1 gene encoding regulator of nonsense transcripts 1 isoform X2: MSVEAYGPSSQTLTFLDTEEAELLGADTQGSEFEFTDFTLPSQTQTPPGPGQAGPQQGQGPPGAGQGPPGPLEAQVNGPDGILQNGAVDENVAKTSQLLAELNFEEDEEDTYYTKDLPVHACSYCGIHDPACVVYCNTSKKWFCNGRGNTSGSHIVNHLVRAKCKEVTLHKDGPLGETVLECYNCGCRNVFLLGFIPAKADSVVVLLCRQPCASQSSLKDINWDSSQWQPLIQDRCFLSWLVKIPSEQEQLRARQITAQQINKLEELWKENPSATLEDLEKPGVDEEPQHVLLRYEDAYQYQNIFGPLVKLEADYDKKLKESQTQDNITVRWDLGLNKKRIAYFTLPKTDSDMRLMQGDEICLRYKGDLAPLWKGIGHVIKVPDNYGDEIAIELRSSVGAPVEVTHNFQVDFVWKSTSFDRMQSALKTFAVDETSVSGYIYHKLLGHEVEDVIIKCQLPKRFTAQGLPDLNHSQVYAVKTVLQRPLSLIQGPPGTGKTVTSATIVYHLARQGNGPVLVCAPSNIAVDQLTEKIHQTGLKVVRLCAKSREAIDSPVSFLALHNQIRNMDSMPELQKLQQLKDETGELSSADEKRYRALKRTAERELLMNADVICCTCVGAGDPRLAKMQFRSILIDESTQATEPECMVPVVLGAKQLILVGDHCQLGPVVMCKKAAKAGLSQSLFERLVVLGIRPIRLQVQYRMHPALSAFPSNIFYEGSLQNGVTAADRVKKGFDFQWPQPDKPMFFYVTQGQEEIASSGTSYLNRTEAANVEKITTKLLKAGAKPDQIGIITPYEGQRSYLVQYMQFSGSLHTKLYQEVEIASVDAFQGREKDFIILSCVRANEHQGIGFLNDPRRLNVALTRARYGVIIVGNPKALSKQPLWNHLLNYYKEQKVLVEGPLNNLRESLMQFSKPRKLVNTINPGARFMTTAMYDAREAIIPGSVYDRSSQGRPSNMYFQTHDQIGMISAGPSHVTAMNIPIPFNLVMPPMPPPGYFGQANGPAAGRGAPKGKTGRGGRQKNRFGIPGTSQSNLPNSQASQDVVSQPFSQGPLTQGYISMSQPSQMSQPGLSQPELSQDSYLGDEFKSQIDVALSQDSTYQGERAYQHGGVTGLSQY, encoded by the exons GTGAATGGGCCCGATGGGATCCTGCAGAACGGGGCTGTGGATGAGAACGTGGCCAAGACCAGccagctcctggcagagctcaactttgaggaggatgaggaagacACCTACTACACCAAGGATCTCCCTGTGCATGCCTGCAG TTACTGTGGGATCCACGACCCTGCCTGTGTGGTTTACTGCAACACCAGCAAGAAGTGGTTCTGTAACGGGCGTGGGAACACCTCGGGCAG CCACATTGTGAACCACCTGGTGAGAGCCAAGTGCAAAGAGGTGACTCTCCACAAGGATGGACCTCTGGGGGAGACTGTCCTGGAGTGCTACAACTGCGGCTGTCGGAACGTGTTCCTCCTGGGCTTCATCCCAGCCAAGGCAGACTCCGTGGTGGTTCTGCTGTGCAG gcagccctgtgccagccagagCAGCCTGAAGGACATCAACTGGGACAGTTCCCAGTGGCAGCCCCTGATCCAGGATCGCTGCTTCCTCTCCTGGCTGGTGAAGATCCCGtcggagcaggagcagctccgCGCCCGCCAGATCACGGCCCAGCAGATCAACAAGCTGGAGGAGCTCTGGAAG GAAAATCCATCTGCAACCCTGGAGGACTTGGAAAAGCCTGGTGTGGATGAAGAACCACAGCATGTCCTGCTTAGATACGAAGATGCTTATCAATACCAAAATATATTCGGTCCTCTAGTCAAGCTTGAGGCAGATTATGACAAGAAACTCAAGGAATCTCAG ACCCAAGATAACATCACAGTCAGATGGGACCTGGGCTTGAACAAGAAGAGAATTGCTTATTTCACTTTGCCAAAGACTGACTCAG ACATGAGGCTCATGCAAGGAGATGAGATCTGCCTGAGGTACAAAGGAGACCTGGCCCCGCTGTGGAAAGGAATTGGTCACGTTATCAAAGTTCCTGATA ATTATGGTGATGAGATTGCCATCGAGCTGAGGAGCAGCGTGGGAGCCCCTGTGGAAGTTACCCACAACTTCCAAGTGGATTTTGTATGGAAATCCACTTCCTTTGACAG GATGCAGAGTGCTCTCAAAACCTTTGCTGTGGATGAGACCTCAGTGTCTGGGTACATCTATCACAAGCTGCTGGGCCACGAGGTGGAAGATGTGATTATTAAATGCCAGTTGCCAAAGCGCTTCACAGCACAAGGACTTCCTGATCTCAACCACTCTCAG GTTTATGCTGTGAAAACCGTCCTGCAGCGTCCTCTGAGCCTTATTCAGGGTCCCCCTGGCACTGGGAAGACAGTGACATCAGCCACCATCGTGTATCATCTGGCCAGACAGGGCAACGG GCCCGTGCTGGTGTGTGCCCCCAGTAACATCGCCGTGGACCAGCTCACCGAGAAGATCCACCAGACCGGGCTGAAGGTGGTGCGTCTGTGTGCCAAGAGCAGGGAGGCCATCGACTCCCCCGTGtccttcctggccctgcacaacCAGATCAGGAACATGGACAG catGCCAGAGCTTCAGAAACTGCAGCAGCTCAAAGATGAGACTGGAGAGCTCTCATCTGCCGACGAGAAGCGTTACCGGGCGCTCAAACGAACCGCGGAGCGGGAGCTGCTCATG AACGCGGATGTGATCTGCTGCACCTGCGTGGGCGCCGGGGATCCCAGGCTGGCCAAGATGCAGTTCCGCTCCATCCTCATCGATGAGAGCACCCAGGCCACCGAGCCCGAGTGCATGGTGCCCGTTGTGCTGGGAGCAAAGCAG CTCATTCTGGTGGGTGACCACTGCCAGCTGGGGCCCGTGGTGATGTGCAAGAAAGCTGCCAAGGCTGGGCTGTCCCAGTCCCTGTTTGAGaggctggtggtgctggggatCCGGCCCATCCGGCTCCAGGTGCAGTACCGGATGCATCCCGCCCTCAGCGCCTTCCCTTCCAACATCTTCTACGAGGGCTCGCTCCAGAACGGGGTCACTGCAG CCGACCGTGTGAAGAAAGGCTTTGACTTCCAGTGGCCACAGCCTGACAAACCAATGTTCTTCTACGTCACCCAAGGACAGGAGGAGATTGCCAGCTCAGGCACCTCTTACTTAAACAG GACGGAAGCTGCCAACGTGGAGAAAATCACCACGAAGCTGCTGAAGGCTGGTGCCAAACCAGACCAGATTGGCATCATCACTCCTTACGAAGGGCAGCGCTCCTACCTGGTGCAGTACATGCAGTTCAGTGGCTCCCTGCACACCAAGCTCTACCAG GAAGTGGAAATTGCGAGTGTGGATGCCttccagggcagggagaaggacTTTATTATCCTTTCCTGTGTGAGGGCCAACGAACACCAGGGAATTGGGTTCCTCAATGACCCCAGGAGGCTCAACGTGGCCCTTACCAGGGCGAG GTATGGAGTAATTATTGTGGGGAATCCCAAAGCCCTGTCTAAGCAGCCACTCTGGAATCACCTCCTGAATTACTACAAGGAGCAGAAGGTGCTGGTGGAGGGACCACTGAACAACCTCCGGGAGAGCCTCATGCAGTTCAGCAAACCCCGCAAGCTCGTCAACACCATCAACCCC GGTGCCCGTTTCATGACCACTGCCATGTATGATGCACGTGAGGCCATTATTCCAGGATCTGTCTATGACAGGAGCAGTCAAG GGCGCCCATCCAACATGTACTTCCAAACCCACGACCAGATTGGGATGATCAGTGCTGGCCCCAGCCACGTCACTGCCATGAACATTCCCATCCCCTTCAACCTGGTGATGCCCCCGATGCCACCCCCGGGATACTTCGGCCAGGCCAACGGACCCGCCGCAG GACGTGGGGCTCCCAAAGGAAAGACCGGTCGTGGCGGGCGCCAGAAAAACCGTTTTGGGATTCCCGGGACGAGTCAGTCCAACCTTCCCAACAGCCAAGCGAGCCAAGATGTGGTGTCCCAGCCTTTCTCCCAGGGCCCCCTGACTCAGGGCTATATCTCCATGAGTCAGCCTTCACAGATGAGTCAGCCTGGGCTCTCCCAACCAGAATTATCCCAG GACAGTTACCTTGGTGATGAGTTTAAATCCCAGATTGACGTGGCGCTGTCACAGGACTCAACTTACCAGGGTGAACGTGCATATCAACATGGTGGAGTGACGGGACTGTCACAGTATTAG
- the UPF1 gene encoding regulator of nonsense transcripts 1 isoform X1 — translation MSVEAYGPSSQTLTFLDTEEAELLGADTQGSEFEFTDFTLPSQTQTPPGPGQAGPQQGQGPPGAGQGPPGPLEAQVNGPDGILQNGAVDENVAKTSQLLAELNFEEDEEDTYYTKDLPVHACSYCGIHDPACVVYCNTSKKWFCNGRGNTSGSHIVNHLVRAKCKEVTLHKDGPLGETVLECYNCGCRNVFLLGFIPAKADSVVVLLCRQPCASQSSLKDINWDSSQWQPLIQDRCFLSWLVKIPSEQEQLRARQITAQQINKLEELWKENPSATLEDLEKPGVDEEPQHVLLRYEDAYQYQNIFGPLVKLEADYDKKLKESQTQDNITVRWDLGLNKKRIAYFTLPKTDSDMRLMQGDEICLRYKGDLAPLWKGIGHVIKVPDSSTDYGDEIAIELRSSVGAPVEVTHNFQVDFVWKSTSFDRMQSALKTFAVDETSVSGYIYHKLLGHEVEDVIIKCQLPKRFTAQGLPDLNHSQVYAVKTVLQRPLSLIQGPPGTGKTVTSATIVYHLARQGNGPVLVCAPSNIAVDQLTEKIHQTGLKVVRLCAKSREAIDSPVSFLALHNQIRNMDSMPELQKLQQLKDETGELSSADEKRYRALKRTAERELLMNADVICCTCVGAGDPRLAKMQFRSILIDESTQATEPECMVPVVLGAKQLILVGDHCQLGPVVMCKKAAKAGLSQSLFERLVVLGIRPIRLQVQYRMHPALSAFPSNIFYEGSLQNGVTAADRVKKGFDFQWPQPDKPMFFYVTQGQEEIASSGTSYLNRTEAANVEKITTKLLKAGAKPDQIGIITPYEGQRSYLVQYMQFSGSLHTKLYQEVEIASVDAFQGREKDFIILSCVRANEHQGIGFLNDPRRLNVALTRARYGVIIVGNPKALSKQPLWNHLLNYYKEQKVLVEGPLNNLRESLMQFSKPRKLVNTINPGARFMTTAMYDAREAIIPGSVYDRSSQGRPSNMYFQTHDQIGMISAGPSHVTAMNIPIPFNLVMPPMPPPGYFGQANGPAAGRGAPKGKTGRGGRQKNRFGIPGTSQSNLPNSQASQDVVSQPFSQGPLTQGYISMSQPSQMSQPGLSQPELSQDSYLGDEFKSQIDVALSQDSTYQGERAYQHGGVTGLSQY, via the exons GTGAATGGGCCCGATGGGATCCTGCAGAACGGGGCTGTGGATGAGAACGTGGCCAAGACCAGccagctcctggcagagctcaactttgaggaggatgaggaagacACCTACTACACCAAGGATCTCCCTGTGCATGCCTGCAG TTACTGTGGGATCCACGACCCTGCCTGTGTGGTTTACTGCAACACCAGCAAGAAGTGGTTCTGTAACGGGCGTGGGAACACCTCGGGCAG CCACATTGTGAACCACCTGGTGAGAGCCAAGTGCAAAGAGGTGACTCTCCACAAGGATGGACCTCTGGGGGAGACTGTCCTGGAGTGCTACAACTGCGGCTGTCGGAACGTGTTCCTCCTGGGCTTCATCCCAGCCAAGGCAGACTCCGTGGTGGTTCTGCTGTGCAG gcagccctgtgccagccagagCAGCCTGAAGGACATCAACTGGGACAGTTCCCAGTGGCAGCCCCTGATCCAGGATCGCTGCTTCCTCTCCTGGCTGGTGAAGATCCCGtcggagcaggagcagctccgCGCCCGCCAGATCACGGCCCAGCAGATCAACAAGCTGGAGGAGCTCTGGAAG GAAAATCCATCTGCAACCCTGGAGGACTTGGAAAAGCCTGGTGTGGATGAAGAACCACAGCATGTCCTGCTTAGATACGAAGATGCTTATCAATACCAAAATATATTCGGTCCTCTAGTCAAGCTTGAGGCAGATTATGACAAGAAACTCAAGGAATCTCAG ACCCAAGATAACATCACAGTCAGATGGGACCTGGGCTTGAACAAGAAGAGAATTGCTTATTTCACTTTGCCAAAGACTGACTCAG ACATGAGGCTCATGCAAGGAGATGAGATCTGCCTGAGGTACAAAGGAGACCTGGCCCCGCTGTGGAAAGGAATTGGTCACGTTATCAAAGTTCCTGATA GTTCTACAGATTATGGTGATGAGATTGCCATCGAGCTGAGGAGCAGCGTGGGAGCCCCTGTGGAAGTTACCCACAACTTCCAAGTGGATTTTGTATGGAAATCCACTTCCTTTGACAG GATGCAGAGTGCTCTCAAAACCTTTGCTGTGGATGAGACCTCAGTGTCTGGGTACATCTATCACAAGCTGCTGGGCCACGAGGTGGAAGATGTGATTATTAAATGCCAGTTGCCAAAGCGCTTCACAGCACAAGGACTTCCTGATCTCAACCACTCTCAG GTTTATGCTGTGAAAACCGTCCTGCAGCGTCCTCTGAGCCTTATTCAGGGTCCCCCTGGCACTGGGAAGACAGTGACATCAGCCACCATCGTGTATCATCTGGCCAGACAGGGCAACGG GCCCGTGCTGGTGTGTGCCCCCAGTAACATCGCCGTGGACCAGCTCACCGAGAAGATCCACCAGACCGGGCTGAAGGTGGTGCGTCTGTGTGCCAAGAGCAGGGAGGCCATCGACTCCCCCGTGtccttcctggccctgcacaacCAGATCAGGAACATGGACAG catGCCAGAGCTTCAGAAACTGCAGCAGCTCAAAGATGAGACTGGAGAGCTCTCATCTGCCGACGAGAAGCGTTACCGGGCGCTCAAACGAACCGCGGAGCGGGAGCTGCTCATG AACGCGGATGTGATCTGCTGCACCTGCGTGGGCGCCGGGGATCCCAGGCTGGCCAAGATGCAGTTCCGCTCCATCCTCATCGATGAGAGCACCCAGGCCACCGAGCCCGAGTGCATGGTGCCCGTTGTGCTGGGAGCAAAGCAG CTCATTCTGGTGGGTGACCACTGCCAGCTGGGGCCCGTGGTGATGTGCAAGAAAGCTGCCAAGGCTGGGCTGTCCCAGTCCCTGTTTGAGaggctggtggtgctggggatCCGGCCCATCCGGCTCCAGGTGCAGTACCGGATGCATCCCGCCCTCAGCGCCTTCCCTTCCAACATCTTCTACGAGGGCTCGCTCCAGAACGGGGTCACTGCAG CCGACCGTGTGAAGAAAGGCTTTGACTTCCAGTGGCCACAGCCTGACAAACCAATGTTCTTCTACGTCACCCAAGGACAGGAGGAGATTGCCAGCTCAGGCACCTCTTACTTAAACAG GACGGAAGCTGCCAACGTGGAGAAAATCACCACGAAGCTGCTGAAGGCTGGTGCCAAACCAGACCAGATTGGCATCATCACTCCTTACGAAGGGCAGCGCTCCTACCTGGTGCAGTACATGCAGTTCAGTGGCTCCCTGCACACCAAGCTCTACCAG GAAGTGGAAATTGCGAGTGTGGATGCCttccagggcagggagaaggacTTTATTATCCTTTCCTGTGTGAGGGCCAACGAACACCAGGGAATTGGGTTCCTCAATGACCCCAGGAGGCTCAACGTGGCCCTTACCAGGGCGAG GTATGGAGTAATTATTGTGGGGAATCCCAAAGCCCTGTCTAAGCAGCCACTCTGGAATCACCTCCTGAATTACTACAAGGAGCAGAAGGTGCTGGTGGAGGGACCACTGAACAACCTCCGGGAGAGCCTCATGCAGTTCAGCAAACCCCGCAAGCTCGTCAACACCATCAACCCC GGTGCCCGTTTCATGACCACTGCCATGTATGATGCACGTGAGGCCATTATTCCAGGATCTGTCTATGACAGGAGCAGTCAAG GGCGCCCATCCAACATGTACTTCCAAACCCACGACCAGATTGGGATGATCAGTGCTGGCCCCAGCCACGTCACTGCCATGAACATTCCCATCCCCTTCAACCTGGTGATGCCCCCGATGCCACCCCCGGGATACTTCGGCCAGGCCAACGGACCCGCCGCAG GACGTGGGGCTCCCAAAGGAAAGACCGGTCGTGGCGGGCGCCAGAAAAACCGTTTTGGGATTCCCGGGACGAGTCAGTCCAACCTTCCCAACAGCCAAGCGAGCCAAGATGTGGTGTCCCAGCCTTTCTCCCAGGGCCCCCTGACTCAGGGCTATATCTCCATGAGTCAGCCTTCACAGATGAGTCAGCCTGGGCTCTCCCAACCAGAATTATCCCAG GACAGTTACCTTGGTGATGAGTTTAAATCCCAGATTGACGTGGCGCTGTCACAGGACTCAACTTACCAGGGTGAACGTGCATATCAACATGGTGGAGTGACGGGACTGTCACAGTATTAG
- the GDF1 gene encoding embryonic growth/differentiation factor 1, whose product MWLLPSLAWALLSPVLGSELSVQESLLLKSLGLSTKPSPKTPTPVPPLLWRIFQKRKTPPPTDKDPLDACRVEEFNVPGNIIRVLADQGPFVPEEQPQGWLCLRKRLFFNLSVLEEGERLTMAQLEIKFHHNSYHPSRQGQVFELRLFQPPEVSPPGVPEPGQSPLVEQSFAQLHKSLLFNLSAAAKERRTRGGSLGLILEISAGTSGALGAPRGLCSGIDSFLDTSLLVVTLSQQCQAPRRRRRRSAGLPPLTPSNLCRARRLHISFSDVGWENWIIAPQGYLANYCRGECPFPLTAELNSTNHAVLQTMVHSLDPQGTPQPCCVPVRLSPISILYYDNSDNVVLRHYEDMVVDECGCR is encoded by the exons ATGTGgcttctccccagcctggcctgggcTCTCCTGAGCCCCGTCCTGGGGTCGGAGCTGAGCGTGCAGGAGAGTTTGCTGTTGAAATCCTTGGGGCTGAGCACCAAGCCCAGCCCGAAAACCCCCACCCCGGTGCCTCCCCTGCTCTGGAGGATCTTCCAGAAGAGAAAGACGCCTCCCCCGACGGACAAAGACCCCCTGGATGCCTGTAGGGTGGAGGAATTTAATGTCCCCGGGAACATCATCCGAGTCCTCGCTGACCAAG GCCCCTTCGTGCCcgaggagcagccccaggggtgGCTGTGCCTGCGGAAGCGCCTGTTCTTCAACCTCTCCGTGCTGGAGGAGGGCGAGCGCTTGACCATGGCCCAGCTGGAGATCAAATTCCACCACAATTCCTACCACCCCTCCCGCCAGGGGCAGGTCTTTGAGCTGAGGCTCTTCCAGCCCCCCGAGGTGTCCCCCCCGGGGGTCCCCGAGCCCGGGCAGAGCCCGCTGGTGGAACAGTCCTTTGCTCAGCTGCACAAGTCCCTCCTCTTCAACCTGAGCGCGGCGGCGAAGGAGCGGCGGACGCGCGGCGGGAGCTTGGGATTGATCCTGGAGATCTCGGCGGGCACCAGCGGGGCTTTGGGAGCCCCGCGGGGCCTCTGCTCCGGCATCGACTCCTTCCTGGACACCTCCCTGCTGGTGGTGaccctgagccagcagtgccaggccccccggaggaggaggaggaggagtgccGGGCTGCCCCCGCTCACCCCCAGCAACCTGTGCAGGGCGCGGCGGCTCCACATCAGCTTCAGCGACGTGGGCTGGGAGAACTGGATCATCGCCCCCCAGGGCTACCTGGCCAACTACTGCCGGGGGGAGTGTCCCTTCCCCCTGACGGCCGAGCTCAACAGCACCAACCACGCCGTCCTGCAGACCATGGTGCACTCGCTGGACCCCCAGggcaccccccagccctgctgcgTCCCCGTCAGGCTCTCCCCCATCTCCATCCTCTACTACGACAACAGCGACAACGTGGTGCTGCGGCACTACGAGGACATGGTGGTGGACGAGTGTGGCTGCAGGtag
- the CERS1 gene encoding ceramide synthase 1 — protein sequence MPPPEPMPGYGTLLRRGYGSLAEAARGCGDCGWELARRTWAENAHLGWAEVLLCGLCALGWTALRCACSRSIFRPFGEWCNLQPKDAAKMPESAWKLLFYTLSWSYGTYLLFFTDYPFFHDPPSVFYGWKQGMEVPRDIAVAYLLQGSFYGHSIYATAYMDTWRKDSVVMLLHHVVTLTLIASSYAFRYHNVGILVLFLHDISDVQLEFTKLNVYFKHRGGVYHRLNDIISNVGCLTFSVSWFWFRLYWFPLKVLYATCYSSLQSVPNIPFYFFFNALLLILTLMNIYWFLYIVLFVAKVLMGQMQEVNDVREYDVEDAGKSARARKREAGIQLPKALKEGLHLRNGLVKDKRL from the exons ATGCCGCCTCCGGAGCCCATGCCCGGCTACGGGACCTTGCTCCGCCGGGGCTACGGGAGCCTGGCCGAGGCcgcccggggctgcggggactGCGGCTGGGAGCTGGCGAGGCGGACCTGGGCCGAGAACGCTCACCTGGGCTGGGCGGAGGTGCTGCTGTGCGGGCTCTGCGCGCTGGGCTGGACCGCGCTGCGCTGCGCCTGCTCCCGCAGCATCTTTCGG cccttcGGGGAATGGTGCAACCTGCAGCCAAAAGATGCTGCCAAGATGCCCGAGAGTGCCTGGAAGCTGCTTTTCTACACCTTGTCCTGGTCCTACGGCACTTACCTGCTCTTCTTCACCGACTACCCCTTCTTCCACGACCCCCCCTCCGTCTTTTACG gcTGGAAGCAGGGCATGGAGGTGCCCAGGGACATCGCCGTGGCGTacctgctgcagggcagcttCTACGGCCACTCCATCTACGCCACGGCCTACATGGACACGTGGCGCAAGGACTCGGTGGTGATGCTGCTGCACCACGTGGTCACCCTCACCCTCATCGCCTCCTCCTACGCCTTCAG GTACCACAACGTGGGGATCCTGGTGCTGTTCCTGCACGACATCAGTGACGTGCAGCTCGAGTTCACCAAGCTCAACGTGTACTTCAAGCACCGGGGGGGGGTCTATCACCGCCTCAACGACATCATCTCCAACGTGGGCTGCCTCACCTTCAGCGTCAGCTG GTTCTGGTTCCGTCTCTACTGGTTCCCCCTCAAGGTCCTCTATGCCACCTGCTACTCCAGCCTCCAGTCGGTCCCAAACATCCCCTTCTACTTCTTCTTCAACGCTctgctcctcatcctcaccCTGATGAACATCTACTGGTTCCTG tACATCGTCCTGTTCGTGGCCAAGGTGCTGATGGGGCAGATGCAGGAGGTGAACGACGTGCGCGAGTACGACGTGGAGGACGCCGGGAAAAGCGCCAGGGCCCGGAAGAGGGAGGCTGGAATCCAACTGCCCAAGGCTCTGAAGGAAGG GCTGCACCTCAGGAACGGGCTCGTGAAGGACAAGAGGTTGTGA